From the Nodularia sp. NIES-3585 genome, one window contains:
- a CDS encoding ABC transporter ATP-binding protein — protein MKKIRNTLRQSLAVFRYSGRAISLVWNTSQTLTIILATLTLVAGLLPAAIAYIGKLIVDAVVLAAQVNDGNITQPLLYVGLEAVAIALLAGSQRGISICQSLLRVLLGQKVNVLILEKALTLDLRQFEDSEFYDKLTNARREASVRPLSLVTRTFGLVQNALSLVTYGVLLINFSAWAVIVLILAAMPAFIAETKFAGQAFRLFSWRASETRQQHYIENLLAREDYATEVKLYQLGETLLERYRNLFRQLYGEDRDLTLRRGLWGYLLSLVSTAAFYLAYAWIVVETAMGRISLGDMTMYLTVFRQGQSTFSNALTSIGGMYEDNLYLSNLYDFLEEEVPKSWGNATRGINPEDGVRFENVSFTYPGNSQPALTDISLHLKPGEKLAIVGENGSGKTTLIKLLTRLYTPDSGRIYLDGLDLQEWNVDVLQKRIGVIFQNFVRYQFTVGENIGVGDVEHLADKHRWEIAAEKGMAQPFIEKLPQNFQTQLGRWFKSGQELSGGQWQKIALARAFMRTKADILVLDEPTSAMDAQAEFDIFNHFRTLTQNQIVFLISHRFSTVRMADKIVVIEEGKVAEQGTHEELLQTGGRYAKLFYLQAAGYK, from the coding sequence ATGAAAAAAATAAGAAACACTCTGCGTCAATCGCTGGCGGTTTTTCGCTATAGCGGACGGGCTATCAGCTTGGTGTGGAATACTAGCCAGACTTTGACCATTATTCTTGCTACTTTAACTTTAGTGGCGGGTCTTTTACCAGCTGCGATCGCCTACATTGGCAAATTAATTGTGGATGCAGTGGTTTTGGCGGCGCAAGTCAATGATGGCAATATTACCCAACCTTTATTATATGTGGGGTTAGAAGCAGTTGCGATCGCCCTCCTCGCCGGTAGTCAACGGGGGATTTCTATTTGCCAATCGTTGTTACGGGTGCTACTAGGACAAAAAGTAAATGTACTGATATTAGAAAAAGCGCTGACATTAGATTTACGCCAATTTGAAGATTCCGAATTTTATGACAAACTGACTAACGCCCGGCGCGAAGCCTCAGTACGTCCCCTTTCCTTAGTAACGCGCACCTTTGGCTTAGTACAAAACGCCCTTTCCCTAGTCACCTACGGCGTGCTATTAATCAATTTCTCCGCGTGGGCAGTCATAGTATTAATTTTAGCAGCTATGCCCGCCTTTATTGCCGAGACTAAATTTGCCGGGCAAGCCTTTCGTTTATTTAGTTGGCGCGCCTCAGAAACCCGTCAACAGCACTACATAGAAAATCTATTGGCGAGAGAAGACTATGCCACAGAGGTCAAACTTTACCAACTAGGGGAAACCCTGCTAGAACGTTACCGCAACCTGTTTCGTCAATTATATGGCGAAGATAGAGATTTAACTCTGCGCCGGGGTTTGTGGGGATATCTCCTGAGTTTAGTGAGTACAGCTGCTTTTTATTTAGCTTATGCTTGGATAGTCGTGGAAACCGCGATGGGGAGGATTTCTTTGGGAGATATGACAATGTATCTCACCGTGTTTCGCCAAGGACAGTCTACATTTTCTAATGCCTTAACTTCCATTGGCGGAATGTATGAAGACAACTTATATTTATCCAACCTCTACGATTTCTTAGAAGAAGAAGTTCCCAAATCTTGGGGTAATGCAACCAGAGGGATAAACCCTGAAGATGGAGTTCGTTTTGAGAACGTATCATTTACTTATCCGGGAAATTCTCAACCTGCATTAACAGATATTTCCCTACATTTAAAACCTGGAGAAAAACTAGCCATTGTCGGTGAAAACGGTTCTGGTAAAACCACCTTAATTAAATTACTCACTCGACTTTACACCCCAGATTCAGGAAGAATTTATTTAGATGGATTAGACTTGCAAGAATGGAATGTAGATGTATTGCAAAAACGGATTGGAGTAATATTTCAGAACTTTGTGCGTTACCAATTCACCGTCGGCGAAAATATTGGAGTCGGCGATGTAGAACATTTAGCAGATAAACATCGCTGGGAAATAGCCGCCGAAAAAGGCATGGCGCAACCCTTCATTGAAAAACTACCGCAAAACTTTCAAACTCAACTAGGGCGTTGGTTCAAAAGTGGACAAGAACTTTCAGGGGGACAGTGGCAAAAAATTGCCTTAGCCCGTGCATTTATGCGAACAAAAGCAGATATTTTAGTATTAGACGAACCAACATCAGCAATGGATGCCCAAGCCGAGTTTGATATATTCAATCATTTTCGCACACTGACACAAAATCAGATTGTATTTTTAATTTCTCATCGTTTTTCTACTGTGAGAATGGCAGATAAAATTGTAGTTATAGAAGAAGGTAAAGTTGCAGAACAGGGAACCCACGAAGAATTATTACAGACTGGAGGACGTTACGCCAAATTATTTTATTTGCAAGCTGCGGGATATAAGTAA
- a CDS encoding Tab2/Atab2 family RNA-binding protein — protein sequence MIKIWQVDFYRRPVQDTSGQILWELLICDANRSFEYTATCPQSAANSHWLATQIQLADNDNLPDIIQVFRPQSLSLIQAAANNLDIDVEPTRYTLALKQWLEEKQYPLALDKPPPTPLSENLWGEEWRFATLQAGELADVFAQRPIPILSIPEFLKPINLGLASTVPVPGVIIYGGRKSMPLARWLEEAQPVALNYIAGEPNGLILEAGLVDRWIVATFEDADVATAAKIYQQRQQQSQGLHFLLVQPDDSGMTYTGFWLLRTERSFESKGA from the coding sequence ATGATTAAAATTTGGCAAGTTGACTTTTATCGTCGTCCGGTGCAGGATACATCTGGACAAATTCTCTGGGAATTGCTGATTTGTGACGCAAATCGTAGCTTTGAATATACAGCCACCTGTCCCCAGTCAGCAGCCAACTCTCATTGGCTTGCGACTCAAATTCAGTTAGCAGATAATGACAACTTACCAGATATAATTCAGGTATTTCGTCCCCAGTCTTTGAGTTTAATTCAAGCAGCTGCAAACAACTTAGATATTGATGTCGAACCTACCCGCTACACTTTGGCGTTAAAACAGTGGTTAGAAGAAAAGCAATATCCCTTAGCCCTGGATAAACCACCCCCAACACCATTATCCGAAAACCTCTGGGGGGAAGAGTGGCGGTTTGCTACACTTCAAGCTGGCGAACTCGCGGATGTGTTCGCACAACGCCCGATACCGATTTTATCTATACCCGAATTTTTGAAACCGATAAATCTGGGTTTAGCATCCACAGTCCCCGTTCCTGGTGTCATTATCTATGGTGGCAGAAAATCTATGCCTTTGGCGCGATGGTTAGAAGAGGCACAGCCAGTAGCGTTAAATTACATAGCTGGCGAGCCAAATGGTTTAATATTAGAAGCTGGTTTAGTTGATAGGTGGATTGTGGCGACGTTTGAAGATGCAGATGTAGCTACTGCTGCAAAAATTTATCAACAGCGTCAACAACAAAGCCAGGGATTGCACTTTTTATTAGTTCAACCCGATGATTCCGGGATGACTTATACAGGCTTTTGGTTATTACGGACAGAAAGAAGCTTCGAGTCCAAAGGTGCGTAG
- a CDS encoding CopG family transcriptional regulator, translated as MLKVTITLEEDILKFVDQYAQGNRSGYVNALLAEHRRQILAAEMIAALKQDAEDPEYQAEIAAWDHVVGDGINAKG; from the coding sequence ATGCTCAAAGTTACAATTACCTTAGAAGAAGACATTCTAAAATTTGTAGATCAGTATGCACAGGGAAACCGCAGTGGATACGTCAATGCACTACTAGCAGAACACCGTCGCCAAATTTTAGCAGCAGAAATGATTGCAGCCCTCAAGCAGGATGCTGAAGACCCGGAGTATCAAGCTGAAATTGCTGCTTGGGATCATGTTGTTGGAGATGGCATTAATGCCAAGGGATAA
- a CDS encoding type II toxin-antitoxin system PemK/MazF family toxin → MPRDNLTYRRGEIRWVNLDPTFGAEAQKTRLCLIVQNDIMNQYGLLTIVMPFRRGNKQAPYIVNVKATGNNGLDQDRFIDVGQIRAVDYSRISDLVGVLEAEYWELIRTSVNVVLGFGF, encoded by the coding sequence ATGCCAAGGGATAATTTAACTTATCGGCGGGGAGAAATCCGTTGGGTGAATCTTGATCCTACATTCGGGGCTGAAGCACAAAAAACTCGTCTTTGCTTAATTGTGCAGAATGACATCATGAATCAGTATGGATTACTGACGATTGTCATGCCATTTCGACGAGGGAATAAACAAGCCCCCTATATTGTGAATGTGAAAGCAACCGGAAATAATGGATTAGACCAAGACCGTTTTATTGATGTTGGGCAAATCCGCGCTGTGGATTATAGTCGTATTTCGGACTTGGTAGGTGTACTAGAGGCAGAATATTGGGAACTCATTCGCACATCTGTAAATGTAGTTCTGGGATTTGGGTTTTAA
- a CDS encoding DUF2470 domain-containing protein — MSDNFSPEISSRICSHMNEDHASAVVLYAQAFGGVTDATTAQMLSIDAEGMNLTAQVNAETVPVRIQFDHILVDSEDAHQTLIAMVKQARVKAN; from the coding sequence ATGTCTGATAACTTTTCTCCTGAAATCAGCTCACGCATTTGCAGTCACATGAACGAGGATCATGCTAGTGCAGTGGTTCTTTATGCCCAGGCTTTTGGCGGCGTTACAGATGCGACAACCGCGCAAATGCTGTCAATTGACGCTGAGGGGATGAATTTGACAGCACAGGTAAATGCCGAAACTGTCCCAGTTCGGATTCAGTTCGATCATATTTTAGTAGACTCCGAAGATGCTCACCAAACTTTGATTGCGATGGTCAAGCAAGCACGGGTTAAGGCAAATTAA